One region of Candidatus Peribacteraceae bacterium genomic DNA includes:
- the rplK gene encoding 50S ribosomal protein L11, whose translation MAKAIKKVIKVQARGGQANPAPPLGPALGQAGVDISGFCTKFNEKTKGQMGKLLPVVITVYEDRTFSFVVKQPPATALILEAAKLEQGSGEPNKNKVGKITKAQLRKIAETKMPDLNAGSIEAAEKIIAGSARSMGVTIE comes from the coding sequence ATGGCTAAAGCCATTAAGAAAGTCATCAAAGTGCAAGCCAGAGGCGGGCAGGCGAACCCCGCCCCGCCGTTGGGACCTGCCCTGGGGCAGGCGGGCGTGGATATCAGCGGTTTCTGCACCAAGTTCAACGAGAAGACCAAAGGGCAAATGGGGAAGCTTCTGCCGGTGGTGATCACGGTCTACGAGGATCGCACCTTCTCCTTCGTGGTCAAGCAACCCCCCGCTACGGCGCTCATCCTGGAGGCCGCCAAGCTGGAGCAGGGCAGCGGCGAGCCGAACAAGAACAAAGTGGGCAAGATCACCAAGGCGCAGCTGCGGAAGATCGCGGAGACCAAGATGCCGGACCTCAACGCCGGGAGCATCGAAGCGGCGGAGAAGATCATCGCCGGTTCGGCGCGGAGCATGGGAGTGACGATTGAGTAA
- a CDS encoding S-layer homology domain-containing protein — protein MQRTTIATVFVLAGLVGGTVWRFSPPAGAAFFDDVPEDHPSMASIDWLTEGGYAQGYEDGSFRPEQPVNRAEFVRLLIRTMPSPIYSASCPTSPFSDITPSFWFYKDLCKAYRAGIIEGFPDGTFRGAQTVTLAEAAKMLVQARSIAYTEWEEEAWYKPYVTALYLLRTLPASVRDPDQLLTRGEVAEILYRLEYVTAVPATETPVTPPSSSSAPSSTPAATAALSDVSPCPPVISLWTQTEGESWGWRLLYSTCVRESGSSAEEGDISLAITAPSGASYVEGPGTSEECEGSGNGVTCSSLTLHKEVRVLFSLPSTMSGSVTFTSTAATSREEENTKNNGSLVYVYLPVPW, from the coding sequence GTGCAGCGCACTACTATTGCCACGGTCTTCGTCCTCGCGGGTCTTGTGGGAGGGACGGTTTGGCGCTTCTCGCCGCCCGCCGGCGCGGCCTTCTTCGACGATGTCCCCGAAGATCACCCCAGCATGGCATCCATCGATTGGCTCACGGAGGGAGGGTATGCGCAGGGATACGAGGACGGCTCGTTCCGCCCCGAACAGCCGGTAAACAGGGCGGAGTTCGTGCGGCTGCTCATTCGCACCATGCCGTCGCCCATCTATTCCGCTTCCTGCCCCACATCCCCCTTCAGCGATATCACCCCCTCGTTCTGGTTCTACAAGGACCTCTGCAAAGCCTACCGCGCGGGCATCATTGAGGGGTTCCCCGACGGCACGTTCCGTGGCGCACAGACCGTGACGCTCGCGGAAGCGGCGAAGATGCTGGTGCAAGCCCGCAGCATCGCATACACGGAATGGGAGGAAGAGGCATGGTACAAGCCGTACGTCACGGCGCTCTACCTCCTGCGGACGCTCCCCGCTTCCGTCCGGGACCCCGACCAATTGCTCACGCGCGGCGAAGTGGCCGAAATCCTCTACCGTCTGGAGTATGTGACTGCGGTGCCGGCAACGGAAACGCCCGTCACGCCCCCCTCCTCGTCTTCCGCCCCCTCCTCCACGCCTGCCGCCACGGCGGCGTTGAGTGACGTTTCTCCTTGCCCTCCCGTCATTTCCCTGTGGACCCAAACGGAAGGTGAGTCATGGGGATGGCGGCTGCTCTACTCCACCTGCGTGAGGGAGAGCGGATCCAGCGCGGAGGAAGGGGATATTTCCCTGGCCATCACCGCGCCTTCCGGCGCCTCGTACGTCGAGGGGCCGGGTACATCCGAAGAGTGCGAAGGCTCGGGGAACGGCGTGACGTGTTCTTCCCTCACGCTGCACAAGGAGGTCCGTGTGCTGTTCTCCCTCCCCTCCACCATGAGCGGTTCCGTCACCTTCACTTCCACGGCCGCCACCTCCCGCGAAGAAGAGAATACGAAGAACAACGGGAGCCTGGTGTACGTGTACCTGCCCGTACCCTGGTGA
- the ruvB gene encoding Holliday junction branch migration DNA helicase RuvB has product MALDRPKASRPVEPSSLPQEAGAVDAALRPKRLAEYVGQGKVKGHLLMHIQAAKARKESLGHTLLYGPPGLGKTTLAHILAREMGAQIRITSGPALEKPGDLASLLTNLQEGDVFFIDEVHRLRPVVEEMLYAAMEDFALDLVIGKGPTARSMRLQIKPFTLIGATTKIGAISAPLRDRFLHQFKLDFYNLPEMQQIVERSAGLLRAPLEDRAAHRIARSSRATPRIANRLLRAVRDYAQVRRQGRLDVTVVEETLQALDIDDDGLDATDRRILETIVDTFGGGPVGLSTIAAVLADEEQTVEDVYEPFLLQQGFLQRTPKGRMATRKAYEKLGREIPKGAQASLFSGA; this is encoded by the coding sequence ATGGCGCTCGACCGCCCCAAAGCATCCCGCCCCGTGGAACCCTCTTCCCTCCCGCAGGAGGCAGGAGCCGTGGATGCGGCGCTCCGCCCCAAGCGGCTTGCGGAGTACGTGGGGCAGGGCAAGGTGAAGGGACATCTCCTCATGCACATCCAGGCGGCCAAGGCGCGCAAGGAGTCCCTGGGACACACGCTCCTCTACGGGCCTCCGGGTTTGGGCAAGACCACGCTGGCGCACATCCTGGCGCGCGAGATGGGCGCGCAGATCCGCATTACGAGCGGGCCGGCGCTGGAGAAGCCGGGGGACCTGGCCTCCCTCCTCACCAACCTCCAGGAGGGGGACGTGTTCTTCATCGACGAAGTCCACCGCCTGCGCCCCGTGGTGGAGGAAATGCTCTACGCCGCCATGGAGGATTTCGCCTTGGACTTGGTGATCGGCAAGGGGCCCACCGCCCGGTCCATGCGCCTGCAGATCAAGCCGTTCACGCTCATCGGCGCCACGACCAAAATCGGCGCCATCAGCGCCCCCCTCCGTGACCGCTTCCTCCACCAGTTCAAGCTGGACTTCTACAACCTGCCGGAAATGCAGCAGATCGTGGAGCGTTCCGCCGGCCTCCTCCGGGCGCCCCTGGAGGACCGCGCGGCGCACCGCATCGCCCGCTCCAGCCGCGCCACTCCCCGCATCGCCAACAGGCTCCTGCGCGCCGTGCGCGACTACGCCCAGGTGCGGCGGCAGGGGAGGCTGGACGTGACGGTGGTGGAGGAGACGCTGCAGGCGTTGGACATCGACGATGACGGGCTGGACGCCACCGACCGGCGCATCCTGGAGACCATCGTGGATACCTTCGGGGGAGGTCCCGTGGGCCTCTCCACCATCGCAGCCGTCCTGGCGGATGAGGAGCAGACGGTGGAGGACGTGTACGAGCCGTTCCTGCTCCAGCAGGGCTTCCTCCAGCGCACCCCCAAGGGACGCATGGCCACCCGCAAAGCGTACGAAAAGCTGGGGAGGGAGATCCCGAAGGGCGCACAGGCATCCCTCTTTTCCGGAGCGTGA
- a CDS encoding glycosyltransferase: MKVALVHELLTMRGGAEKVLRVFAALFPDAPIYTLLYDEKKLGDWFPKERIRTSRLQRSAERLNHFPFSIFNRAFNHHLYLKRFPRAVEEWDFSGFDLVLSSSSAFAHGILTNGRPKHLCYVHSPARYLWDRTHDVMDRAGNGLPGLLRRAYLSRAFHKLRVWDAEAADRPDRLLAASRTVQGRINAYWRRESTVLYPPIDDFWLEQSSPKSSVLSPPSFSDALSTKNTPYYFVASTLVPYKRIDLAVKAANRLQVPLKIAGEGPDRKRLESLAGPTVEFLGYRTQEELRGLYAGATATLFPGDEDFGLVPLESLACGTPVIAFASGGAKETLDARTAAFFEEPVETSLAAVMERFPKMVFSPDLCKARARDFSRPRFEAAILQEAQALLGQN, translated from the coding sequence ATGAAAGTCGCGCTCGTCCATGAACTCCTGACCATGAGAGGCGGCGCCGAGAAGGTGCTGCGCGTGTTCGCGGCACTGTTCCCCGACGCCCCCATCTACACCCTGCTCTACGACGAGAAGAAGCTGGGCGATTGGTTCCCCAAGGAACGGATAAGGACGAGCCGGCTCCAACGCTCTGCGGAGCGCCTCAATCATTTTCCATTTTCCATTTTCAATCGTGCATTCAATCATCACCTCTATTTGAAGAGATTCCCCCGCGCCGTGGAGGAATGGGACTTTTCGGGCTTCGACCTGGTCCTCTCCTCTTCCTCCGCCTTCGCCCACGGCATCCTCACCAACGGCAGGCCCAAGCACCTCTGCTACGTCCACTCCCCCGCCCGCTACCTGTGGGACCGCACGCACGACGTGATGGACCGCGCGGGGAACGGGCTCCCGGGCCTCCTCAGGCGCGCGTACCTCTCCCGCGCTTTCCACAAGCTCCGGGTGTGGGATGCGGAAGCCGCCGACCGGCCCGACCGCCTCCTCGCCGCCTCCAGGACGGTACAGGGCCGCATCAATGCCTACTGGCGCCGCGAGAGCACCGTCCTCTATCCGCCGATTGATGATTTTTGGCTCGAACAATCAAGTCCTAAGTCCTCTGTCTTAAGTCCTCCTTCCTTCTCCGATGCTCTTTCGACGAAGAACACTCCCTACTATTTCGTTGCTTCCACCCTCGTCCCCTACAAGCGCATTGATCTCGCCGTAAAGGCTGCGAACCGCTTGCAGGTTCCGCTCAAGATCGCCGGGGAAGGACCGGACCGCAAGCGCCTGGAATCCCTGGCGGGACCCACGGTGGAGTTCCTGGGGTACCGGACGCAGGAAGAACTGCGCGGCCTCTACGCGGGGGCCACGGCCACCCTGTTCCCGGGGGATGAGGATTTCGGCCTGGTGCCGCTGGAATCCCTGGCGTGCGGCACGCCCGTGATCGCGTTCGCAAGCGGCGGGGCGAAGGAAACCCTGGACGCGCGCACAGCGGCGTTCTTCGAGGAACCCGTGGAAACGTCGCTGGCTGCGGTCATGGAGCGGTTCCCCAAGATGGTCTTCTCCCCGGACCTGTGTAAAGCACGCGCCAGGGACTTTTCTCGGCCCCGGTTTGAAGCGGCTATTCTGCAGGAAGCGCAAGCGCTCCTGGGTCAGAATTGA
- a CDS encoding TatD family hydrolase — protein MIDTHCHLADRKFAEDLDAVLERAREAGVDRMITIGDGMEESRRCVELAEKHRNVFCAVGVHPHNTKQWKEGDLHSLRLMAEGSKKVRAIGEIGLDYHYDFSPREVQKRVFEDQLKLAKEINISSVVHNRESIGDLRDIIGRVAPQKLVLHCCTEEWKDVEPLVRQGYFLSFTGIATYPSAGNIRETIRLCPLERMMVETDAPYLAPGPFRGQRNEPAYVTEVATLIAEIKGVSPEEVERITTKNAEEFFGL, from the coding sequence ATGATTGATACCCACTGCCACCTCGCCGATCGGAAGTTTGCGGAGGACCTCGACGCCGTTCTGGAACGCGCGCGTGAGGCGGGAGTGGACCGGATGATCACCATCGGGGACGGCATGGAGGAATCCCGGCGGTGCGTGGAGCTGGCGGAGAAGCATAGGAACGTCTTTTGCGCCGTGGGAGTGCATCCCCACAACACCAAGCAGTGGAAGGAGGGGGATCTTCATTCATTGCGGTTGATGGCAGAGGGGTCGAAGAAGGTGCGGGCGATAGGGGAGATAGGATTGGACTACCACTATGACTTCTCCCCGCGCGAGGTGCAGAAGAGGGTATTCGAGGACCAGTTAAAATTAGCCAAAGAAATTAACATATCATCCGTGGTACACAATCGGGAGTCCATCGGGGACTTGCGCGACATCATCGGGCGCGTGGCGCCGCAGAAGCTCGTCCTCCACTGCTGCACGGAGGAGTGGAAGGACGTGGAGCCGCTCGTCCGGCAGGGATACTTCCTTTCCTTCACGGGGATCGCGACGTACCCGAGCGCGGGGAACATCCGGGAGACGATCCGCCTGTGCCCCCTGGAGCGGATGATGGTGGAGACCGATGCGCCCTACCTTGCCCCGGGACCGTTCCGGGGGCAGAGGAACGAACCGGCGTACGTGACGGAGGTCGCCACGCTCATCGCGGAAATCAAAGGTGTGTCACCGGAAGAGGTGGAGCGGATTACCACGAAGAATGCGGAAGAGTTTTTCGGACTGTAG
- a CDS encoding patatin-like phospholipase family protein, with protein MTWGLALSAGSALGMANAGVIERLEEEGLRPNVIAASSMGAIVGAIYALGLPLSTYRELAPRVKMTNVVKPSERPFSGGLHGGLFRQRLEDHLAHIFRGAMIGDCTIPFLCVAGRVKAPIRWEKIVTRNFSRYVSSCIEEYVFPPSTPILDAILASSAIPVVFSPVTIGGDTFVDICNFGAVPVRALRKHAHPDAVIATDTTPSFRTLTRFSPPFLRDWLRFNDENLLRDIRNADLVITPKPAASAFRFDKFDAFIRAGYKAADAAMPKVKALLQKSSRG; from the coding sequence ATGACCTGGGGCCTCGCACTCTCCGCAGGATCCGCACTGGGCATGGCCAACGCCGGCGTCATTGAACGCCTGGAGGAGGAAGGCCTGCGGCCGAATGTGATCGCCGCCAGCAGCATGGGGGCTATCGTCGGCGCCATTTACGCGTTGGGCCTCCCCCTCTCCACCTACCGCGAACTCGCCCCCCGCGTGAAGATGACGAACGTGGTCAAACCCAGCGAACGGCCTTTCAGCGGCGGCCTGCACGGCGGCTTGTTCCGCCAGCGCCTGGAGGACCATCTGGCGCACATCTTCCGCGGCGCCATGATCGGCGACTGCACGATCCCCTTTTTGTGCGTAGCTGGACGGGTGAAGGCGCCCATACGCTGGGAGAAGATCGTCACCCGCAATTTCTCCCGCTACGTTTCCTCGTGCATCGAGGAATACGTCTTCCCCCCCTCCACACCCATTTTGGACGCCATCCTCGCCTCCAGCGCCATCCCCGTCGTCTTCTCCCCCGTCACCATCGGCGGCGACACCTTCGTGGACATCTGCAACTTCGGCGCCGTGCCGGTGCGGGCGTTGCGCAAGCACGCGCATCCCGACGCGGTCATCGCCACCGATACCACGCCCAGCTTCCGCACCCTCACCCGTTTCTCTCCTCCCTTCCTCCGCGACTGGCTCCGCTTCAACGATGAAAACCTCCTCCGCGACATTCGCAACGCCGACCTGGTGATCACCCCCAAGCCCGCCGCCTCCGCCTTCCGCTTCGACAAGTTCGATGCCTTCATCCGGGCGGGCTACAAGGCGGCTGATGCCGCCATGCCCAAGGTGAAGGCGCTGCTGCAGAAAAGCTCCCGCGGTTGA